A part of Hippopotamus amphibius kiboko isolate mHipAmp2 chromosome 16, mHipAmp2.hap2, whole genome shotgun sequence genomic DNA contains:
- the LOC130838075 gene encoding ubiquitin carboxyl-terminal hydrolase 22-like — translation MDAALVATLPGCVHLGGFKRDNWRQNLRAIYQCFLWSGSAEARKRKAKSCVCHMCGVHLNRLHACLHCVFFSCFTKKHIHEHTKSKRQNLALELMYGGIYCFLCQDYIYDKDIEIIAKEEQRKAWKMQGVGEKFSTWERTKRELELLKHNPKRRKITSNCTIGLRSLINLGNTCFINCIVQALTHTPLLRFFLSDRHRCEMQSPSSCLFCEMSSLFQEFYSGHRSPHIPYKLLHLVWTHDQHLAGYEQQDAHEFLIAALDVLHRHCKGDDNRKKANSPNHCNCIIDQIFTGGLQSDVTCQVCQFTRLERLGSSAKIKCSGCHRYRESTKQLAMKKLPIVACFHLKRFEHSAKLWRKITTYVSFPLELDMTPFMASSKESRMNGQYQQPTDSLSNNKYSLFAVVNRQGTLESGHYTSFIRQHKDRWFKCDDAIITKASIADVLDSEGYLLFYHKQFLECEQPSACRHVPRSHPNPHGRPPHARNLGSHCVDTWQEVGPGGQGAEETWA, via the coding sequence ATGGACGCGGCGCTTGTGGCGACTCTGCCGGGCTGCGTGCACCTGGGCGGCTTCAAGAGGGACAACTGGAGGCAGAACCTGCGCGCCATCTACCAGTGCTTCTTGTGGAGCGGCTCGGCAGAGGCCCGCAAGCGCAAGGCGAAGTCGTGCGTGTGTCACATGTGTGGCGTCCACCTGAACCGGCTGCACGCCTGTCTCCATTGCGTCTTCTTCAGTTGTTTTACAAAGAAGCACATTCACGAGCATACCAAGTCGAAAAGACAGAACCTGGCCTTAGAACTTATGTATGGAGGTATCTACTGCTTTTTGTGTCAGGACTACATTTATGACAAAGACATAGAAATCATTGCCAAAGAGGAACAGCGGAAGGCTTGGAAAATGCAAGGCGTcggggagaagttttcaacgtgGGAGCGGACCAAGCGGGAGCTCGAGCTGCTGAAGCACAACCCCAAGCGGCGGAAGATCACGTCCAACTGCACCATAGGTCTGCGCAGCCTCATCAACCTCGGGAACACGTGCTTCATAAACTGCATCGTGCAGGCGCTCACGCACACGCCTCTGCTGCGCTTCTTCCTGTCTGACCGGCACCGCTGCGAGATGCAGAGTCCCAGCTCCTGCCTGTTCTGCGAGATGTCCTCCCTCTTCCAGGAGTTCTACTCAGGGCACCGGTCCCCCCACATCCCGTACAAGCTGCTGCACCTGGTGTGGACGCACGATCAGCACCTGGCGGGCTATGAGCAGCAGGACGCGCACGAGTTCCTCATCGCGGCCCTGGACGTCCTGCACCGGCACTGCAAAGGTGACGATAACAGGAAGAAGGCCAACAGCCCCAACCACTGCAACTGCATCATAGACCAGATCTTCACAGGCGGGCTGCAGTCCGACGTCACCTGCCAAGTGTGCCAATTTACCAGACTAGAGCGCTTAGGCAGCAGTGCCAAGATCAAGTGTAGCGGTTGTCATAGGTACCGGGAGTCCACCAAGCAGCTCGCCATGAAGAAGCTGCCCATTGTGGCCTGTTTCCATCTCAAACGATTCGAACACTCGGCCAAACTCTGGCGCAAGATTACCACCTACGTGTCCTTCCCCCTGGAGCTGGACATGACCCCCTTCATGGCCTCCAGCAAAGAGAGCAGGATGAACGGGCAGTACCAGCAGCCGACGGACAGTCTCAGCAACAACAAGTACTCCTTGTTTGCGGTGGTCAACCGCCAGGGGACCTTGGAGAGCGGCCACTACACCAGCTTCATCCGGCAGCACAAGGACCGGTGGTTCAAGTGTGACGACGCCATCATCACCAAGGCCAGCATCGCGGACGTGCTGGACAGCGAGGGGTACCTTCTGTTCTATCACAAACAGTTCCTGGAGTGTGAGCAGCCGTCGGCCTGCCGGCACGTCCCCCGAAGTCATCCCAACCCCCACGGGAGGCCCCCGCACGCCAGGAACCTGGGGTCACACTGTGTGGACACTTGGCAGGAGGTGGGCCCCGGGGGTCAGGGGGCAGAGGAGACATGGGCCTGA
- the LOC130838788 gene encoding zinc finger protein 585A-like isoform X2: protein MLETYSHLLSVGYQVPKTEVFMLEQGKTPWALESESPCQSCPEEWWQTDDQIENYQQRENKSLRDVAFIKKILTIKRDYEYKDIRKIIHVSQSITSPKRPHQYDLYGSAFSHNVDLHSCNRNSASKNINKITEYGKISSYTKHECTPTGEKLWDRNQCGKILSHKQVPSQHQKIHTRAKSYECVEFGNIFTQKSQLKIHLKVHTGEKLYVCIDCGKAFVQKPEFLTHQRTHTREKPYKCSECGKAFFQVSSLFRHQRIHTGEKLYECSECGKGFSYNSDLSIHQKIHTGERHHECSDCGKAFTQKSTLKMHQKIHTGERSYICIECGQAFIQKTHLIAHRRIHTGEKPYECSNCGKSFISKSQLQVHQRTHTRMKPSICNEYGKVFNNSSNLNTHKKVQIREKSSVCTECGKAFTYRSELIIHQRIHTGEKPYECSDCGKAFTQKSALTVHQRIHTGEKSYICMKCGLAFIQKAHLIAHQIIHTGEKPYKCGHCGKSFTSKSQLHVHKRIHTGEKPYTCTKCGKAFTNRSNLITHQKTHTGEKSYICSKCGKAFTQRSDLITHQRIHTGEKPYECSTCGKAFTQKSHLNIHQKIHTGERQYECHECGKAFNQKSILIVHQKIHTGEKPYVCTECGRAFIRKSNFITHQRIHTGEKPYECSDCGKSFTSKSQLLVHQPIHTGEKPYVCAVCGKAFSGRSNLSKHQKTHTGEKPYICSECGKTFRQKSELIIHHRIHTGEKPYECSDCGKSFTKKSQLQVHQRIHTGEKPYVCAECGKAFTDRSNLNKHQTTHTGDKPYKCVVCGKGFVQKSVLNVHQSIHT from the exons ATGCTGGAGACCTATAGCCACCTGCTCTCAGTAG GGTATCAAGTTCCTAAAACAGAGGTTTTCATGTTGGAGCAAGGAAAGACGCCATGGGCATTGGAGAGTGAGAGCCCATGTCAGAGCTGTCCAG AAGAATGGTGGCAGACTGATGACCAGATAGAGAACTAtcagcaaagagaaaacaaatctttaaGAGATGTTGCTTTCATCAAGAAAATATTGACTATAAAGAGGGATTATGAATATAAGgacattagaaaaataattcatgtgAGCCAAAGCATTACTTCCCCAAAGAGACCTCATCAATATGACTTATATGGAAGTGCTTTTAGCCATAATGTAGATTTACACAGTTGTAATAGAAACAGTGCATCAAAGAACATTAATAAGATTACTGAATATGGTAAAATTTCTTCCTATACTAAGCATGAGTGTACTCCAACAGGAGAGAAATTATGGGACCGTAATCAATGTGGAaaaatactcagccataaacaagtACCCTCTCAACATCAGAAAATTCATACTAGGGCAAAATCTTATGAATGTGTTGAATTTGGAAATATCTTCACCCAGAAGTCACAACTCAAGATACATCTGAAAGTGCATACAGGAGAGAAGCTCTATGTATGTATTGACTGTGGGAAGGCTTTTGTACAGAAACCAGAATTCCTTACACATCAGAGAACTCATACTAGAGAGAAGCCCTAtaagtgcagtgaatgtgggaaagccttcttcCAAGTATCTTCTCTTTTCaggcatcagagaattcatactggagagaaactctatgaatgcagtgaatgtgggaaaggcTTCTCTTATAACTCAGATCTTAGTATACATCAgaaaattcatactggagagagaCACCATGAGTGCAGTGATTGTGGCAAAGCATTCACACAAAAGTCCACACTCAAGATGCATCAGAAAATTCATACAGGTGAGAGATCCTATATATGTATTGAATGTGGACAGGCCTTCATCCAGAAGACACACTTGATTGCACACCgaagaattcatactggagaaaaaccatatgaatgCAGTAACTGTGGGAAGTCCTTCATTTCCAAGTCACAACTGCAGGTACATCAACGAACTCACACAAGAATGAAACCATCTATATGCAATGAATATGGGAAGGTTTTTAACAATAGTTCCAATCTCAATACACATAAGAAAGTTCAGATTAGAGAGAAGTCCTCCGTATGTACTGAATGTGGTAAGGCTTTTACCTACAGGTCAGAGTTAATtatacatcagagaattcacaccgGAGAAAAACCTTATGAATGCAGTGATTGTGGAAAAGCCTTCACCCAGAAGTCAGCACTCACAgtgcatcagagaattcatacaggagaaaaatcatatatatgCATGAAATGTGGACTAGCCTTCATCCAGAAGGCACACTTGATTGCCCATCAAATaattcatacaggagagaaaccttataaatGTGGTCACTGTGGGAAATCCTTTACTTCCAAGTCACAGCTCCATGTGCATAAACGaattcacacaggagagaaaccctatacGTGCACTAAATGTGGGAAGGCATTCACCAACAGGTCAAATCTCATTACACATCAGAAAACTCATACAGGAGAGAAATCCTATATATGTTCTAAATGTGGCAAGGCCTTCACACAAAGGTCAGATTTGATTacacatcagagaattcatactggggagaaaccttatgaatgcagtacctgtgggaaagccttcaccCAGAAGTCACATCTCAATATACACCAGaaaattcacactggagagagaCAGTATGAATGCCATGAATGCGGGAAAGCCTTCAACCAGAAATCAATACTCATTGTGCATCAGAAaattcatacaggagagaaaccctatgtaTGCACTGAGTGTGGAAGAGCCTTCATCCGGAAGTCAAACTTTATTactcatcagagaattcatactggggagaaaccttatgaatgtagTGATTGTGGGAAATCCTTCACCTCCAAATCTCAGCTCCTGGTGCATCAACCAATTCACACAGGAGAAAAGCCATATGTGTGTGCTgtatgtgggaaagcctttagtGGCAGGTCAAATCTCAGTAAACACCAGAAAACTCATACTGGAGAAAAGCCCTACATCTGTTCTGAATGTGGGAAGACCTTCAGACAAAAGTCAGAACTGATTATACATCATAggattcatactggagagaaaccttatgaatgcaGTGACTGTGGTAAATCGTTCACTAAGAAATCACAGCTCCAAGTGCATCAACGaattcacacaggagagaagcctTATGTGTGTGCggagtgtgggaaggccttcacTGACAGGTCAAATTTGAATAAACACCAGACAACGCACACTGGAGACAAACCCTACAAGTGTGTAGTCTGTGGGAAAGGCTTTGTTCAGAAATCAGTGCTCAATGTGCATCAGAGTATTCATACTTGA
- the LOC130838788 gene encoding zinc finger protein 585A-like isoform X3 — protein sequence MLEQGKTPWALESESPCQSCPEEWWQTDDQIENYQQRENKSLRDVAFIKKILTIKRDYEYKDIRKIIHVSQSITSPKRPHQYDLYGSAFSHNVDLHSCNRNSASKNINKITEYGKISSYTKHECTPTGEKLWDRNQCGKILSHKQVPSQHQKIHTRAKSYECVEFGNIFTQKSQLKIHLKVHTGEKLYVCIDCGKAFVQKPEFLTHQRTHTREKPYKCSECGKAFFQVSSLFRHQRIHTGEKLYECSECGKGFSYNSDLSIHQKIHTGERHHECSDCGKAFTQKSTLKMHQKIHTGERSYICIECGQAFIQKTHLIAHRRIHTGEKPYECSNCGKSFISKSQLQVHQRTHTRMKPSICNEYGKVFNNSSNLNTHKKVQIREKSSVCTECGKAFTYRSELIIHQRIHTGEKPYECSDCGKAFTQKSALTVHQRIHTGEKSYICMKCGLAFIQKAHLIAHQIIHTGEKPYKCGHCGKSFTSKSQLHVHKRIHTGEKPYTCTKCGKAFTNRSNLITHQKTHTGEKSYICSKCGKAFTQRSDLITHQRIHTGEKPYECSTCGKAFTQKSHLNIHQKIHTGERQYECHECGKAFNQKSILIVHQKIHTGEKPYVCTECGRAFIRKSNFITHQRIHTGEKPYECSDCGKSFTSKSQLLVHQPIHTGEKPYVCAVCGKAFSGRSNLSKHQKTHTGEKPYICSECGKTFRQKSELIIHHRIHTGEKPYECSDCGKSFTKKSQLQVHQRIHTGEKPYVCAECGKAFTDRSNLNKHQTTHTGDKPYKCVVCGKGFVQKSVLNVHQSIHT from the exons ATGTTGGAGCAAGGAAAGACGCCATGGGCATTGGAGAGTGAGAGCCCATGTCAGAGCTGTCCAG AAGAATGGTGGCAGACTGATGACCAGATAGAGAACTAtcagcaaagagaaaacaaatctttaaGAGATGTTGCTTTCATCAAGAAAATATTGACTATAAAGAGGGATTATGAATATAAGgacattagaaaaataattcatgtgAGCCAAAGCATTACTTCCCCAAAGAGACCTCATCAATATGACTTATATGGAAGTGCTTTTAGCCATAATGTAGATTTACACAGTTGTAATAGAAACAGTGCATCAAAGAACATTAATAAGATTACTGAATATGGTAAAATTTCTTCCTATACTAAGCATGAGTGTACTCCAACAGGAGAGAAATTATGGGACCGTAATCAATGTGGAaaaatactcagccataaacaagtACCCTCTCAACATCAGAAAATTCATACTAGGGCAAAATCTTATGAATGTGTTGAATTTGGAAATATCTTCACCCAGAAGTCACAACTCAAGATACATCTGAAAGTGCATACAGGAGAGAAGCTCTATGTATGTATTGACTGTGGGAAGGCTTTTGTACAGAAACCAGAATTCCTTACACATCAGAGAACTCATACTAGAGAGAAGCCCTAtaagtgcagtgaatgtgggaaagccttcttcCAAGTATCTTCTCTTTTCaggcatcagagaattcatactggagagaaactctatgaatgcagtgaatgtgggaaaggcTTCTCTTATAACTCAGATCTTAGTATACATCAgaaaattcatactggagagagaCACCATGAGTGCAGTGATTGTGGCAAAGCATTCACACAAAAGTCCACACTCAAGATGCATCAGAAAATTCATACAGGTGAGAGATCCTATATATGTATTGAATGTGGACAGGCCTTCATCCAGAAGACACACTTGATTGCACACCgaagaattcatactggagaaaaaccatatgaatgCAGTAACTGTGGGAAGTCCTTCATTTCCAAGTCACAACTGCAGGTACATCAACGAACTCACACAAGAATGAAACCATCTATATGCAATGAATATGGGAAGGTTTTTAACAATAGTTCCAATCTCAATACACATAAGAAAGTTCAGATTAGAGAGAAGTCCTCCGTATGTACTGAATGTGGTAAGGCTTTTACCTACAGGTCAGAGTTAATtatacatcagagaattcacaccgGAGAAAAACCTTATGAATGCAGTGATTGTGGAAAAGCCTTCACCCAGAAGTCAGCACTCACAgtgcatcagagaattcatacaggagaaaaatcatatatatgCATGAAATGTGGACTAGCCTTCATCCAGAAGGCACACTTGATTGCCCATCAAATaattcatacaggagagaaaccttataaatGTGGTCACTGTGGGAAATCCTTTACTTCCAAGTCACAGCTCCATGTGCATAAACGaattcacacaggagagaaaccctatacGTGCACTAAATGTGGGAAGGCATTCACCAACAGGTCAAATCTCATTACACATCAGAAAACTCATACAGGAGAGAAATCCTATATATGTTCTAAATGTGGCAAGGCCTTCACACAAAGGTCAGATTTGATTacacatcagagaattcatactggggagaaaccttatgaatgcagtacctgtgggaaagccttcaccCAGAAGTCACATCTCAATATACACCAGaaaattcacactggagagagaCAGTATGAATGCCATGAATGCGGGAAAGCCTTCAACCAGAAATCAATACTCATTGTGCATCAGAAaattcatacaggagagaaaccctatgtaTGCACTGAGTGTGGAAGAGCCTTCATCCGGAAGTCAAACTTTATTactcatcagagaattcatactggggagaaaccttatgaatgtagTGATTGTGGGAAATCCTTCACCTCCAAATCTCAGCTCCTGGTGCATCAACCAATTCACACAGGAGAAAAGCCATATGTGTGTGCTgtatgtgggaaagcctttagtGGCAGGTCAAATCTCAGTAAACACCAGAAAACTCATACTGGAGAAAAGCCCTACATCTGTTCTGAATGTGGGAAGACCTTCAGACAAAAGTCAGAACTGATTATACATCATAggattcatactggagagaaaccttatgaatgcaGTGACTGTGGTAAATCGTTCACTAAGAAATCACAGCTCCAAGTGCATCAACGaattcacacaggagagaagcctTATGTGTGTGCggagtgtgggaaggccttcacTGACAGGTCAAATTTGAATAAACACCAGACAACGCACACTGGAGACAAACCCTACAAGTGTGTAGTCTGTGGGAAAGGCTTTGTTCAGAAATCAGTGCTCAATGTGCATCAGAGTATTCATACTTGA
- the LOC130838788 gene encoding zinc finger protein 585A-like isoform X1: protein MIMTANWTSPQKSWGLAPEEHGGLCEGSVSFRDVAVDFSREEWQQLDLDQKNLYRDVMLETYSHLLSVGYQVPKTEVFMLEQGKTPWALESESPCQSCPEEWWQTDDQIENYQQRENKSLRDVAFIKKILTIKRDYEYKDIRKIIHVSQSITSPKRPHQYDLYGSAFSHNVDLHSCNRNSASKNINKITEYGKISSYTKHECTPTGEKLWDRNQCGKILSHKQVPSQHQKIHTRAKSYECVEFGNIFTQKSQLKIHLKVHTGEKLYVCIDCGKAFVQKPEFLTHQRTHTREKPYKCSECGKAFFQVSSLFRHQRIHTGEKLYECSECGKGFSYNSDLSIHQKIHTGERHHECSDCGKAFTQKSTLKMHQKIHTGERSYICIECGQAFIQKTHLIAHRRIHTGEKPYECSNCGKSFISKSQLQVHQRTHTRMKPSICNEYGKVFNNSSNLNTHKKVQIREKSSVCTECGKAFTYRSELIIHQRIHTGEKPYECSDCGKAFTQKSALTVHQRIHTGEKSYICMKCGLAFIQKAHLIAHQIIHTGEKPYKCGHCGKSFTSKSQLHVHKRIHTGEKPYTCTKCGKAFTNRSNLITHQKTHTGEKSYICSKCGKAFTQRSDLITHQRIHTGEKPYECSTCGKAFTQKSHLNIHQKIHTGERQYECHECGKAFNQKSILIVHQKIHTGEKPYVCTECGRAFIRKSNFITHQRIHTGEKPYECSDCGKSFTSKSQLLVHQPIHTGEKPYVCAVCGKAFSGRSNLSKHQKTHTGEKPYICSECGKTFRQKSELIIHHRIHTGEKPYECSDCGKSFTKKSQLQVHQRIHTGEKPYVCAECGKAFTDRSNLNKHQTTHTGDKPYKCVVCGKGFVQKSVLNVHQSIHT, encoded by the exons ATGATCATGACAGCTAATTGGACCTCTCCCCAGAAATCCTGGGGCCTGGCTCCAGAGGAACATGGCGGCTTATGTGAG GGATCAGTGTCCTTCAGGGATGTGGCTGTAGATTTCAGCAGAGAGGAGTGGCAGCAACTAGACCTTGATCAGAAAAACCTGTACCGGGATGTGATGCTGGAGACCTATAGCCACCTGCTCTCAGTAG GGTATCAAGTTCCTAAAACAGAGGTTTTCATGTTGGAGCAAGGAAAGACGCCATGGGCATTGGAGAGTGAGAGCCCATGTCAGAGCTGTCCAG AAGAATGGTGGCAGACTGATGACCAGATAGAGAACTAtcagcaaagagaaaacaaatctttaaGAGATGTTGCTTTCATCAAGAAAATATTGACTATAAAGAGGGATTATGAATATAAGgacattagaaaaataattcatgtgAGCCAAAGCATTACTTCCCCAAAGAGACCTCATCAATATGACTTATATGGAAGTGCTTTTAGCCATAATGTAGATTTACACAGTTGTAATAGAAACAGTGCATCAAAGAACATTAATAAGATTACTGAATATGGTAAAATTTCTTCCTATACTAAGCATGAGTGTACTCCAACAGGAGAGAAATTATGGGACCGTAATCAATGTGGAaaaatactcagccataaacaagtACCCTCTCAACATCAGAAAATTCATACTAGGGCAAAATCTTATGAATGTGTTGAATTTGGAAATATCTTCACCCAGAAGTCACAACTCAAGATACATCTGAAAGTGCATACAGGAGAGAAGCTCTATGTATGTATTGACTGTGGGAAGGCTTTTGTACAGAAACCAGAATTCCTTACACATCAGAGAACTCATACTAGAGAGAAGCCCTAtaagtgcagtgaatgtgggaaagccttcttcCAAGTATCTTCTCTTTTCaggcatcagagaattcatactggagagaaactctatgaatgcagtgaatgtgggaaaggcTTCTCTTATAACTCAGATCTTAGTATACATCAgaaaattcatactggagagagaCACCATGAGTGCAGTGATTGTGGCAAAGCATTCACACAAAAGTCCACACTCAAGATGCATCAGAAAATTCATACAGGTGAGAGATCCTATATATGTATTGAATGTGGACAGGCCTTCATCCAGAAGACACACTTGATTGCACACCgaagaattcatactggagaaaaaccatatgaatgCAGTAACTGTGGGAAGTCCTTCATTTCCAAGTCACAACTGCAGGTACATCAACGAACTCACACAAGAATGAAACCATCTATATGCAATGAATATGGGAAGGTTTTTAACAATAGTTCCAATCTCAATACACATAAGAAAGTTCAGATTAGAGAGAAGTCCTCCGTATGTACTGAATGTGGTAAGGCTTTTACCTACAGGTCAGAGTTAATtatacatcagagaattcacaccgGAGAAAAACCTTATGAATGCAGTGATTGTGGAAAAGCCTTCACCCAGAAGTCAGCACTCACAgtgcatcagagaattcatacaggagaaaaatcatatatatgCATGAAATGTGGACTAGCCTTCATCCAGAAGGCACACTTGATTGCCCATCAAATaattcatacaggagagaaaccttataaatGTGGTCACTGTGGGAAATCCTTTACTTCCAAGTCACAGCTCCATGTGCATAAACGaattcacacaggagagaaaccctatacGTGCACTAAATGTGGGAAGGCATTCACCAACAGGTCAAATCTCATTACACATCAGAAAACTCATACAGGAGAGAAATCCTATATATGTTCTAAATGTGGCAAGGCCTTCACACAAAGGTCAGATTTGATTacacatcagagaattcatactggggagaaaccttatgaatgcagtacctgtgggaaagccttcaccCAGAAGTCACATCTCAATATACACCAGaaaattcacactggagagagaCAGTATGAATGCCATGAATGCGGGAAAGCCTTCAACCAGAAATCAATACTCATTGTGCATCAGAAaattcatacaggagagaaaccctatgtaTGCACTGAGTGTGGAAGAGCCTTCATCCGGAAGTCAAACTTTATTactcatcagagaattcatactggggagaaaccttatgaatgtagTGATTGTGGGAAATCCTTCACCTCCAAATCTCAGCTCCTGGTGCATCAACCAATTCACACAGGAGAAAAGCCATATGTGTGTGCTgtatgtgggaaagcctttagtGGCAGGTCAAATCTCAGTAAACACCAGAAAACTCATACTGGAGAAAAGCCCTACATCTGTTCTGAATGTGGGAAGACCTTCAGACAAAAGTCAGAACTGATTATACATCATAggattcatactggagagaaaccttatgaatgcaGTGACTGTGGTAAATCGTTCACTAAGAAATCACAGCTCCAAGTGCATCAACGaattcacacaggagagaagcctTATGTGTGTGCggagtgtgggaaggccttcacTGACAGGTCAAATTTGAATAAACACCAGACAACGCACACTGGAGACAAACCCTACAAGTGTGTAGTCTGTGGGAAAGGCTTTGTTCAGAAATCAGTGCTCAATGTGCATCAGAGTATTCATACTTGA